The following proteins come from a genomic window of Musa acuminata AAA Group cultivar baxijiao chromosome BXJ1-7, Cavendish_Baxijiao_AAA, whole genome shotgun sequence:
- the LOC135679187 gene encoding alpha-humulene synthase-like isoform X1: protein MQECDARMQERAAELMEQVRSMFKDTTDILQTMDLVDSIQLLGLSYHFEKEISEALNRVHDADFNDHALYDTALRFRLLRQQGYHVTPDVFNKFKDEGGSFMSTLGSDVKGLLSLYNAAYLGTHGEIILDEAISFTRNSLVSALANLKPPLTTQVSLDLETPLCRRIRRLLARDYISIYQEDATRDDAILELAKLDFNLLQSVHREELKNITMWWNDLVSSKNLSFARDRLVECYFWILAVYFEPYYSRARVITTKVIAHISILDDIYDVYSTLEESQRLTEAIQRWDAKVVHQLPEYMKDYYLKLMHTFKEFEDLLASNEKYRITYLKEAMKDLSEAYFEESKWRDQHYVPTLEEHLHVSLISSAYPMLECASFVGMGEIATKEAFEWITSFPKIVQASAIIGRIMNDITSHELEQTREHVASTVQCYMKEYGTDVHVACKKLQGLVDDAWKKINEECLNPTTFSIALLERIINYSRVAENIYKYIDGYTNSSTKTKEYISLLLVHPIPL from the exons ATGCAGGAGTGCGATGCAAGGATGCAAGAAAGAGCTGCAGAACTGATGGAGCAGGTAAGAAGCATGTTCAAGGACACTACCGACATCTTGCAAACTATGGACTTGgtcgattcaatccagcttctCGGATTGAGTTATCACTTCGAGAAAGAAATAAGTGAAGCATTAAACCGAGTCCATGACGCCGATTTTAACGATCATGCTCTCTACGATACTGCTCTCCGGTTTCGACTGCTGAGACAACAAGGGTATCATGTGACCCCTG atgtttttaacaagttcaaagatgaGGGAGGGAGTTTCATGTCTACCTTGGGGAGTGACGTGAAAGGACTGTTAAGCTTGTACAACGCAGCCTATCTTGGGACTCATGGGGAGATCATTCTTGATGAAGCCATCTCTTTTACGAGGAATAGCCTAGTGTCTGCATTAGCTAATCTTAAACCACCATTAACAACGCAAGTGTCTCTTGACCTCGAGACACCTCTCTGTAGGAGAATTAGAAGGCTCTTGGCAAGAGATTACATATCTATATACCAAGAGGACGCCACACGAGATGATGCCATCCTGGAGCTTGCAAAGTTGGACTTCAATTTGCTGCAATCTGTTCATCGCGAGGAACTTAAGAACATCACCAT GTGGTGGAATGATTTAGTCTCCTCAAAAAATCTCAGTTTTGCTCGAGATAGATTGGTGGAATGCTATTTCTGGATCCTGGCAGTATACTTTGAACCCTATTATTCTCGTGCACGAGTGATAACGACCAAGGTGATTGCCCATATTTCAATTTTGGACGACATATATGATGTCTATAGCACATTGGAGGAGAGCCAACGACTAACTGAGGCAATTCAAAG GTGGGATGCGAAGGTTGTTCATCAATTACCAGAGTACATGAAAGATTATTATCTAAAGCTAATGCACACCTTTAAAGAGTTTGAAGATTTATTGGCTTCCAATGAGAAATATCGCATAACCTATCTAAAGGAAGCG ATGAAAGATTTATCTGAAGCTTATTTTGAGGAATCCAAATGGAGAGATCAACATTACGTGCCAACATTGGAAGAACATCTACATGTTTCCCTCATAAGTTCAGCATATCCTATGCTCGAATGTGCTTCTTTTGTTGGAATGGGAGAAATAGCAACTAAGGAGGCATTTGAGTGGATTACTAGTTTCCCAAAGATTGTCCAAGCTTCTGCAATAATTGGTCGTATCATGAATGACATTACTTCACATGAG TTGGAACAAACTAGGGAACATGTTGCCTCCACAGTTCAATGCTACATGAAAGAATACGGAACAGATGTGCATGTGGCATGTAAGAAGCTCCAAGGTCTAGTTGACGATGCATGGAAGAAGATAAACGAAGAGTGCCTCAATCCGACTACATTCTCCATTGCTTTACTTGAAAGGATTATTAATTATTCACGAGTGGCAGAAAATATTTATAAGTACATCGATGGATACACCAACTCCTCTACGAAGACGAAGGAATATATCTCTTTGTTACTTGTACATCCTATTCCACTTTGA
- the LOC135679187 gene encoding alpha-humulene synthase-like isoform X2, with protein sequence MQECDARMQERAAELMEQVRSMFKDTTDILQTMDLVDSIQLLGLSYHFEKEISEALNRVHDADFNDHALYDTALRFRLLRQQGYHVTPDVFNKFKDEGGSFMSTLGSDVKGLLSLYNAAYLGTHGEIILDEAISFTRNSLVSALANLKPPLTTQVSLDLETPLCRRIRRLLARDYISIYQEDATRDDAILELAKLDFNLLQSVHREELKNITIFARDRLVECYFWILAVYFEPYYSRARVITTKVIAHISILDDIYDVYSTLEESQRLTEAIQRWDAKVVHQLPEYMKDYYLKLMHTFKEFEDLLASNEKYRITYLKEAMKDLSEAYFEESKWRDQHYVPTLEEHLHVSLISSAYPMLECASFVGMGEIATKEAFEWITSFPKIVQASAIIGRIMNDITSHELEQTREHVASTVQCYMKEYGTDVHVACKKLQGLVDDAWKKINEECLNPTTFSIALLERIINYSRVAENIYKYIDGYTNSSTKTKEYISLLLVHPIPL encoded by the exons ATGCAGGAGTGCGATGCAAGGATGCAAGAAAGAGCTGCAGAACTGATGGAGCAGGTAAGAAGCATGTTCAAGGACACTACCGACATCTTGCAAACTATGGACTTGgtcgattcaatccagcttctCGGATTGAGTTATCACTTCGAGAAAGAAATAAGTGAAGCATTAAACCGAGTCCATGACGCCGATTTTAACGATCATGCTCTCTACGATACTGCTCTCCGGTTTCGACTGCTGAGACAACAAGGGTATCATGTGACCCCTG atgtttttaacaagttcaaagatgaGGGAGGGAGTTTCATGTCTACCTTGGGGAGTGACGTGAAAGGACTGTTAAGCTTGTACAACGCAGCCTATCTTGGGACTCATGGGGAGATCATTCTTGATGAAGCCATCTCTTTTACGAGGAATAGCCTAGTGTCTGCATTAGCTAATCTTAAACCACCATTAACAACGCAAGTGTCTCTTGACCTCGAGACACCTCTCTGTAGGAGAATTAGAAGGCTCTTGGCAAGAGATTACATATCTATATACCAAGAGGACGCCACACGAGATGATGCCATCCTGGAGCTTGCAAAGTTGGACTTCAATTTGCTGCAATCTGTTCATCGCGAGGAACTTAAGAACATCACCAT TTTTGCTCGAGATAGATTGGTGGAATGCTATTTCTGGATCCTGGCAGTATACTTTGAACCCTATTATTCTCGTGCACGAGTGATAACGACCAAGGTGATTGCCCATATTTCAATTTTGGACGACATATATGATGTCTATAGCACATTGGAGGAGAGCCAACGACTAACTGAGGCAATTCAAAG GTGGGATGCGAAGGTTGTTCATCAATTACCAGAGTACATGAAAGATTATTATCTAAAGCTAATGCACACCTTTAAAGAGTTTGAAGATTTATTGGCTTCCAATGAGAAATATCGCATAACCTATCTAAAGGAAGCG ATGAAAGATTTATCTGAAGCTTATTTTGAGGAATCCAAATGGAGAGATCAACATTACGTGCCAACATTGGAAGAACATCTACATGTTTCCCTCATAAGTTCAGCATATCCTATGCTCGAATGTGCTTCTTTTGTTGGAATGGGAGAAATAGCAACTAAGGAGGCATTTGAGTGGATTACTAGTTTCCCAAAGATTGTCCAAGCTTCTGCAATAATTGGTCGTATCATGAATGACATTACTTCACATGAG TTGGAACAAACTAGGGAACATGTTGCCTCCACAGTTCAATGCTACATGAAAGAATACGGAACAGATGTGCATGTGGCATGTAAGAAGCTCCAAGGTCTAGTTGACGATGCATGGAAGAAGATAAACGAAGAGTGCCTCAATCCGACTACATTCTCCATTGCTTTACTTGAAAGGATTATTAATTATTCACGAGTGGCAGAAAATATTTATAAGTACATCGATGGATACACCAACTCCTCTACGAAGACGAAGGAATATATCTCTTTGTTACTTGTACATCCTATTCCACTTTGA